The following proteins are encoded in a genomic region of Aquella oligotrophica:
- a CDS encoding SAM-dependent methyltransferase, whose product MSKLFLIPTSLNPEVNSAVLLPNELLQIRHLEHFIVETAKTGRAHLKQLNLDTPLQQLQIEELNKHKQDISKLIEPFKSGKDVGLISDCGCPAVADPGGRVVAVCHEMGVEVVPLVGPSSILLTLMASGLNGQKFTFHGYLPAEPDARKVKLKQLEQSILKENSTHIFIEAPFRNQKLFEAMLTTLHAEIKLCLGVDLMTSGQKIITREIAKWKNSKFDFNKQEVIFLIGK is encoded by the coding sequence ATGTCAAAACTTTTTCTTATTCCAACTAGTCTTAATCCTGAAGTTAATAGCGCAGTACTTCTTCCTAATGAGTTGCTACAGATCAGGCATCTAGAGCATTTTATCGTTGAAACTGCAAAAACTGGACGTGCACATTTGAAGCAGCTAAATCTGGATACACCGCTACAACAGTTACAGATTGAAGAACTAAATAAACATAAGCAGGATATTAGTAAATTAATTGAACCGTTCAAATCTGGCAAAGATGTCGGCTTAATTTCTGACTGTGGTTGTCCAGCCGTTGCCGATCCCGGTGGTAGAGTAGTTGCAGTTTGTCATGAAATGGGGGTTGAAGTAGTACCACTTGTTGGACCTAGCTCAATCTTACTTACATTGATGGCAAGCGGGCTTAATGGACAAAAATTTACCTTTCACGGTTATTTACCAGCCGAACCTGATGCACGTAAAGTTAAATTAAAACAGCTTGAGCAATCCATTCTAAAAGAAAATAGTACCCATATTTTCATAGAAGCACCATTTCGCAATCAGAAACTCTTTGAAGCAATGCTAACAACTCTGCATGCCGAAATAAAGTTATGTCTGGGAGTTGATCTGATGACTAGCGGACAAAAAATCATCACGCGTGAAATAGCTAAATGGAAAAATAGTAAATTTGATTTTAATAAACAGGAAGTTATTTTCCTAATTGGCAAGTAG
- a CDS encoding dihydrofolate reductase, producing MSKITLIVAMNKERVIGTNNQLPWHIPEDLAYFKQVTLGKPIIMGRKTFESIGRVLPGRKNIVISNKGYQHEGVVCYSSLQNALDDNTTYEEICIIGGGQIFAEAIKFAGTIHITEVECDVTNPCAWFPALDPKVWQFNIIKEFVSSSGIKCIIKEYHKYDSN from the coding sequence ATGTCAAAAATAACTCTTATCGTAGCGATGAATAAAGAACGAGTGATTGGTACCAATAACCAGTTACCGTGGCATATTCCTGAAGATCTAGCATATTTTAAACAGGTAACACTGGGTAAACCAATTATCATGGGGCGGAAGACCTTTGAATCGATTGGGCGCGTCTTACCCGGGCGTAAAAATATTGTGATTAGTAATAAGGGTTATCAGCATGAAGGAGTGGTTTGTTACTCCTCGCTTCAAAATGCATTAGATGATAACACTACTTATGAAGAAATCTGTATCATTGGTGGTGGTCAAATATTTGCTGAAGCCATTAAGTTTGCTGGTACTATCCACATAACGGAGGTGGAGTGTGACGTCACTAATCCTTGTGCCTGGTTTCCGGCTCTTGATCCAAAAGTATGGCAATTTAACATAATTAAAGAGTTTGTAAGTAGCTCCGGGATAAAATGTATAATAAAAGAATATCATAAATATGACTCCAACTAG
- a CDS encoding YfhL family 4Fe-4S dicluster ferredoxin, whose protein sequence is MSLKITEECINCDVCEPECPNKAIYQGAEIYEINPELCTQCIGHYDEPQCQIVCPVACIDLDTEYPESDEDLLAKYKRIWSK, encoded by the coding sequence ATGTCGTTAAAAATTACGGAAGAATGTATCAATTGTGACGTCTGCGAGCCAGAATGCCCGAATAAGGCAATTTATCAGGGGGCAGAAATTTATGAAATTAATCCAGAATTATGCACTCAATGTATCGGTCATTATGACGAACCGCAATGTCAAATCGTATGTCCGGTAGCCTGTATTGATCTTGATACTGAGTATCCTGAGTCAGATGAGGATTTACTTGCTAAATATAAACGAATCTGGAGTAAGTAG
- a CDS encoding thymidylate synthase: MKQYHDLLKHVLTHGTKKEDRTGTGTISTFGYQMRFDLAEGFPLVTSKKVHLKSIIHELLWFLRGETNIKYLVENGVTIWNEWADENGELGPVYGKQWRSWQGANGDVIDQISNVIEEIKHNPNSRRLIVSAWNVGELDKMALAPCHSFFQFYVNDGKLSCQLYQRSADVFLGIPFNIASYALLTMMIAQVCDLDVGEFIHTFGDVHIYLNHLEQVNLQLSREPRPLPTMKIDPAIKYIFDFEYDDFILEGYDPHPAIKAPVAV; encoded by the coding sequence ATGAAACAGTATCATGATTTATTAAAACATGTTCTTACTCATGGAACAAAAAAAGAAGATCGTACCGGAACCGGGACCATCTCTACATTTGGTTATCAGATGCGCTTTGATTTGGCAGAAGGATTTCCTCTTGTTACCAGCAAAAAAGTTCACCTTAAATCAATCATTCATGAGTTATTATGGTTCTTACGTGGTGAAACCAATATTAAATACTTAGTTGAAAATGGAGTAACCATCTGGAATGAATGGGCTGATGAAAATGGTGAGCTAGGTCCGGTTTATGGTAAACAATGGCGCAGCTGGCAGGGCGCTAATGGTGATGTAATTGATCAGATTAGTAATGTTATTGAAGAAATAAAACATAATCCTAATTCGCGCCGTTTGATCGTATCCGCATGGAATGTCGGTGAACTCGATAAAATGGCGTTAGCGCCGTGTCATTCGTTTTTTCAGTTTTATGTAAATGATGGTAAGCTTTCATGTCAGTTATATCAGCGTTCGGCAGATGTGTTTCTAGGTATACCTTTTAATATCGCTAGTTATGCTTTATTAACCATGATGATTGCTCAAGTCTGTGATCTGGATGTTGGTGAATTTATTCATACTTTTGGTGACGTGCATATTTATCTGAATCATCTTGAACAAGTTAATTTACAGCTAAGTCGTGAGCCACGCCCATTACCAACAATGAAAATTGATCCGGCTATCAAATATATTTTTGATTTTGAATATGATGATTTTATTCTGGAAGGCTATGATCCTCATCCGGCAATTAAAGCTCCGGTTGCGGTTTAA
- the metK gene encoding methionine adenosyltransferase: MSEFLFTSESVSEGHPDKVADQISDAILDAVFSQDKYSRVAAETLVNTGLVVLAGEITTKAHVNYQQVVRDTIRNIGYTKNEYGFAADSCAILVNYDEQSPDIAQGVNEGEGLDLDMGAGDQGLMFGYACDETPTLMPLPIYYSHRLMEKQSQVRKSGQLAWLRPDAKAQLTVRYDNVSGKAISFDTVVLSTQHDPELTHRQIEEAVIEEIIKPTLPNHMLTKDTKYFINPTGKFIIGGPMGDSGLTGRKIIVDTYGGAAPHGGGAFSGKDPSKVDRSAAYAARYVAKNIVASGLARQCQVQIAYAIGIAKPVGINVHTFGTGKIDDRKIEQIVINNFDLRPKGIIQELDLLRPIYKKTAAYGHFGREEPEFSWEKTDKAELLASLI, from the coding sequence ATGTCTGAATTTTTATTTACTTCTGAATCAGTTTCTGAAGGTCATCCAGATAAAGTTGCTGATCAGATTTCTGATGCTATTCTTGATGCTGTTTTTAGTCAAGATAAATATTCCCGTGTTGCTGCTGAAACACTGGTTAATACTGGATTAGTAGTGCTTGCTGGTGAAATAACAACTAAAGCGCATGTTAATTATCAACAAGTGGTACGCGATACGATAAGAAATATCGGCTATACCAAGAATGAGTATGGTTTTGCTGCTGATAGTTGTGCGATTTTAGTTAATTATGATGAACAGTCACCAGATATTGCCCAAGGTGTTAATGAGGGCGAGGGGCTTGATCTAGACATGGGAGCAGGCGATCAAGGCTTAATGTTTGGTTATGCTTGTGATGAAACGCCAACGCTGATGCCATTACCGATTTATTATAGTCATCGCTTGATGGAAAAACAATCACAAGTGCGTAAATCTGGACAATTAGCATGGTTACGTCCAGATGCTAAAGCCCAATTAACCGTACGCTATGATAATGTAAGTGGTAAAGCTATTTCATTTGATACTGTAGTATTATCAACTCAGCATGATCCGGAACTAACCCATCGTCAAATCGAAGAAGCCGTGATTGAGGAAATTATTAAACCAACTTTGCCAAATCATATGCTAACTAAAGATACTAAATATTTTATCAATCCAACTGGCAAATTTATCATAGGTGGACCAATGGGAGATAGCGGTCTTACCGGGCGTAAGATTATCGTTGATACTTATGGTGGTGCAGCGCCTCATGGTGGTGGTGCTTTTTCTGGTAAAGATCCATCGAAAGTTGATCGTTCTGCAGCTTACGCTGCCCGTTATGTTGCCAAAAATATTGTTGCTTCAGGTTTGGCACGTCAATGTCAGGTACAAATAGCTTATGCGATTGGGATTGCCAAACCAGTTGGGATTAATGTTCATACTTTTGGTACTGGTAAAATTGATGATCGCAAGATTGAACAGATTGTAATAAATAATTTTGATCTACGTCCAAAAGGTATTATTCAGGAACTGGATCTACTTCGCCCAATTTATAAAAAAACTGCGGCTTATGGCCATTTTGGACGTGAAGAACCTGAGTTTAGCTGGGAAAAAACTGATAAAGCTGAATTACTTGCTAGCTTAATTTAA
- a CDS encoding alpha/beta hydrolase family protein: MIRLVLIICLLLINAVWAEGQIISHGGTLNLESNDYSQYFTDKKYQQIMLSESYGKQVQFFKVLDYKPEKLYKYYLNKICAGIYIANCSYNKENLKLYTGTDVSKESGLIDSSIKSIDGYTLNYTAVNNEGKPQLVSGAVLIPDSAKPLKGIVLFYHHTILDKNNIPSNFNGDDFQLSRLMASAIASDGYVVVMPDYIGFGIDQQSVHPYILYPEVNALSGLYMLKPLESTLAKMAINRIDNKIPLYISGYSEGGSYALWAAKIVQDNSDYFNKHPFSLQKTVPILGAYNISKVTWSYVLNSQTKDKQSPDYIENSWVTEFAKPGLYVDAVHSYQYYESASLNSPIFNPEFLACNNCVFNGVKYDLLSWIEKAPVKEGHKYTAITDAAKTVGYNKDGSNSVAMLTIPDFKDNPQLHAKLLNADIYNWKATTPISLLMLEYDSIVPRLNSETAYIGLTNNNSRYVKVTRVPNQNFKVQGYIPWTDVDVDHPQGVSFMLLFARKEFAEDINANN; encoded by the coding sequence TTGATTCGATTGGTATTAATCATTTGCTTGCTACTGATAAATGCTGTTTGGGCAGAAGGGCAGATTATTTCTCATGGTGGGACACTTAATCTGGAATCTAATGACTACAGTCAGTATTTTACCGATAAAAAATATCAGCAAATTATGCTCTCCGAGAGTTATGGCAAGCAAGTTCAGTTTTTTAAGGTACTTGATTATAAACCTGAAAAATTGTATAAATATTATTTGAACAAAATATGTGCTGGGATTTATATTGCCAATTGTAGTTATAATAAAGAAAACCTGAAGTTATATACAGGCACCGATGTTTCAAAAGAGTCTGGTTTAATCGATAGTAGTATAAAATCAATTGATGGTTATACATTAAACTATACGGCAGTTAATAATGAAGGTAAGCCGCAATTAGTTTCTGGCGCAGTACTTATTCCTGACTCCGCTAAACCACTAAAAGGAATAGTGCTTTTTTATCATCATACCATATTGGATAAAAATAATATTCCATCAAATTTTAATGGTGATGATTTTCAGTTAAGTCGTTTGATGGCAAGTGCAATTGCCTCTGATGGTTACGTGGTGGTTATGCCTGATTATATTGGCTTTGGAATTGATCAACAGAGTGTTCATCCATACATTCTTTATCCCGAAGTAAATGCATTAAGTGGTTTATATATGTTAAAGCCGCTTGAGAGTACTTTGGCAAAAATGGCAATTAATCGGATAGATAATAAAATTCCATTATATATCAGCGGATATTCAGAGGGCGGATCTTATGCTTTATGGGCAGCAAAAATAGTTCAGGATAATTCAGACTATTTTAATAAGCATCCATTTAGCCTGCAAAAAACAGTTCCTATTCTTGGGGCATATAATATATCCAAAGTAACTTGGAGTTATGTTTTAAATAGTCAGACAAAGGATAAACAATCCCCAGATTATATTGAAAATTCGTGGGTGACAGAATTTGCTAAGCCGGGGCTTTATGTTGATGCTGTTCACTCTTACCAATATTATGAAAGTGCATCATTAAATAGTCCCATATTTAATCCAGAATTTTTAGCTTGTAATAATTGTGTGTTTAATGGCGTTAAATACGATCTCTTGAGTTGGATAGAGAAAGCACCAGTTAAAGAGGGGCATAAATACACAGCAATAACCGATGCAGCCAAGACTGTTGGCTATAATAAAGATGGCTCCAATTCGGTAGCAATGTTGACGATACCAGATTTTAAAGATAATCCTCAATTACATGCAAAACTCTTAAATGCCGATATTTATAATTGGAAGGCAACTACTCCGATTAGTTTATTGATGCTTGAATATGACTCGATTGTTCCAAGGTTAAATAGTGAAACTGCGTATATCGGGCTTACTAATAATAATTCACGCTATGTAAAAGTTACTCGGGTACCAAATCAAAATTTTAAAGTGCAGGGCTATATTCCGTGGACTGATGTCGATGTAGATCATCCACAGGGGGTCAGTTTTATGTTATTATTCGCCCGGAAAGAGTTTGCTGAGGATATTAATGCCAATAATTAA
- a CDS encoding DMT family transporter has translation MTPTSHSRQYIKLILVIAIWASLYHVAKIATKETGPVTIAFIRYIITAAIFIFIHKFKTGNFIPKLDKSQWLCILALGLVGICLYNLLFFSAESLISGNLVAIMYAFAPCITTVISSYVFKARLNFLSKIGILIALLGSIGVINYATPECGKFFCSNIFMHVGRGEVLGMLATITFACYSVISKYTSQKNVPSITMNTYAAIIGAVTLGLFAFLGGDLTAIHELNLSFWLSILYMSIIATVIAYLWYTDAIIQLGVFRTVVFQNTIPLQAVIIGYVFFGARIGMNELLCGLIVLIGVYITNYALTLKNKI, from the coding sequence ATGACTCCAACTAGCCATTCGAGGCAATATATCAAACTAATTTTGGTTATTGCTATTTGGGCAAGCCTTTATCATGTTGCGAAAATTGCAACTAAAGAAACTGGTCCGGTTACAATCGCATTTATTCGTTATATCATTACTGCGGCTATTTTTATTTTTATCCATAAATTTAAAACTGGAAATTTTATACCTAAGCTTGATAAATCTCAATGGCTTTGCATTTTGGCACTGGGTTTAGTTGGGATTTGCTTATATAATCTGCTTTTTTTTAGTGCTGAATCGTTAATTTCTGGGAATTTGGTTGCAATTATGTATGCTTTTGCACCTTGTATTACCACAGTGATTTCCTCCTATGTTTTTAAAGCTAGACTTAATTTTTTAAGTAAAATTGGAATTTTAATTGCACTTTTAGGCTCAATTGGGGTGATCAATTATGCAACTCCGGAATGTGGTAAATTTTTTTGTAGCAATATATTTATGCATGTCGGGCGCGGTGAAGTATTGGGTATGCTTGCAACTATTACTTTTGCCTGTTATTCAGTCATCAGTAAATATACTTCACAAAAAAATGTACCATCAATCACTATGAATACCTACGCAGCAATTATTGGTGCCGTTACTCTTGGTTTATTTGCTTTCCTTGGTGGTGATTTAACAGCTATCCATGAGTTAAATCTGAGCTTTTGGCTTTCAATTTTATATATGTCAATAATTGCAACTGTAATTGCTTATCTTTGGTATACCGATGCGATTATTCAGTTAGGGGTATTTCGTACTGTTGTTTTTCAAAATACCATTCCATTACAGGCGGTGATAATTGGCTATGTGTTCTTTGGTGCAAGGATTGGTATGAATGAGCTTTTGTGCGGACTAATTGTCTTAATCGGGGTTTATATTACCAATTATGCATTAACACTTAAAAATAAAATTTAA
- a CDS encoding NUDIX domain-containing protein: MPIINACLGIIYNKLENSVLLACRPEGKPFAGYWEFPGGKLERDESAFAALIRELNEELDIIVAIPNLSYLDQIEYQYPHALVTLDIILVTAWQNEPQPLEGQKLFWYQLDKDIELEPLLPTTAKIFELLANYL, encoded by the coding sequence ATGCCAATAATTAATGCCTGTTTGGGAATAATTTATAATAAGCTAGAAAACTCGGTGCTTTTGGCTTGTCGTCCAGAAGGTAAACCATTTGCTGGCTATTGGGAATTTCCCGGTGGCAAACTGGAAAGAGATGAGTCGGCTTTTGCAGCACTAATAAGAGAATTAAATGAAGAGCTGGATATTATTGTAGCAATTCCAAATTTATCTTATCTAGATCAGATAGAGTATCAATATCCACATGCTTTGGTGACGCTGGATATTATTCTGGTAACAGCGTGGCAAAATGAACCACAGCCCTTGGAAGGACAAAAACTATTCTGGTATCAATTAGATAAAGATATCGAATTAGAACCATTACTGCCAACAACGGCAAAAATTTTTGAATTACTAGCGAATTATCTTTAG
- a CDS encoding beta-N-acetylhexosaminidase, translated as MKLKLFASTMLLLLGSVSAKSYTKADIAVNSIQMGHMDEDLANEFSIQFNFTNKEDTFKKWQFGFYMPMPFYSLALQNVNQNLRMQICDAGGRCTNLRYVKADSITDKDLSQAYLTILEPISNFPLEEDKTYYIRLSHNNQGLPANISTFPQSLFLINTAKAADIPKIYTINTEISNYSVIGYDQNKIDENLKNTIQNNWNSSLSASPNELKVVPTPVLVGQAIDSGYVFPKKLVIHNQLNSDNEMLQNWAAIMKEDFDKKVTVDNDSTARDGVVITEITTPKVVNNNPEGYRITITADNIMIETMTNAGAYYALQTLRQLWYQNKEKLPSMSIVDYPRFKYRGILLDVARHYFSIDEIKQLLDVMAANKLNTLHLHLSDDEAFRLQIPSLPLLSGASNRGLGQQIGATMLVQNNLDTTNRSQLDYPFANTPYSGSYSPEDIKNLIAYANQNQITIIPEIDIPGHARSIIKAMPEVMIDHNDNSQYMSVQGYTDDVLPVCTYNSDISIGAEFTQTMNTLVNDIAKEFNGQTTIYAINNEISVAGDEVSKNAWSNDTSCRNEWNDLSALAKSQLFLERLANNNSDLLISGWQQLVQNSDGSFNKEIIGSGQTGHVWVWDPSNTGIKNAALLATRNYPTVLAFADKTYFDLAYTPSMYEHGFIWAGNNSGTYTALSSIVSANQTLNQTKNQQNILGLEGTLWSENLASTDHLFYMALPKLSGLAEAAWSPQHTTAKATQVNWQSLANRLGCGSNGFLNYLNKLYQINYRGYPNGIYKEVPDEVCQKNEMVTTNLKK; from the coding sequence ATGAAGCTGAAATTATTTGCATCAACCATGCTTTTATTACTTGGTAGTGTATCTGCTAAATCCTATACAAAAGCGGATATTGCGGTAAATAGCATTCAAATGGGGCATATGGATGAAGATCTAGCAAATGAATTTAGCATTCAGTTTAACTTCACAAATAAAGAAGATACCTTTAAAAAATGGCAATTTGGATTTTATATGCCAATGCCTTTTTATAGCCTCGCGTTACAGAATGTTAATCAAAATCTGAGAATGCAGATTTGTGATGCTGGTGGTAGATGTACGAATTTACGTTATGTGAAGGCTGATTCGATAACCGATAAAGATCTATCTCAGGCTTATCTGACAATACTTGAGCCAATAAGTAATTTTCCGCTTGAAGAGGATAAAACGTATTATATCCGGTTAAGTCATAATAATCAGGGCTTGCCAGCGAATATCTCAACTTTTCCACAGAGCTTATTCTTGATAAATACCGCTAAGGCAGCAGATATTCCTAAGATATACACAATTAATACTGAAATAAGTAACTATTCAGTAATTGGCTATGACCAAAACAAAATTGATGAAAACTTAAAAAATACAATTCAGAATAACTGGAACTCAAGTTTGTCTGCAAGCCCAAATGAGCTTAAGGTTGTACCAACTCCAGTCCTGGTTGGGCAAGCTATTGATAGTGGGTATGTTTTTCCGAAAAAACTGGTAATTCATAATCAGCTAAATAGTGATAATGAGATGCTACAAAATTGGGCAGCAATCATGAAGGAAGACTTTGATAAAAAAGTGACAGTAGATAATGACAGTACTGCTCGGGATGGAGTTGTGATAACAGAAATAACCACTCCAAAAGTAGTAAATAATAACCCTGAAGGGTATCGGATCACAATTACCGCTGATAATATTATGATTGAAACAATGACTAATGCTGGTGCATATTATGCACTACAAACATTAAGACAACTTTGGTATCAAAATAAAGAGAAACTTCCGTCAATGTCAATCGTTGATTATCCACGCTTTAAGTATCGTGGAATATTGCTGGATGTTGCTAGACATTACTTTAGCATTGATGAAATAAAACAGCTGCTTGATGTGATGGCAGCAAATAAGTTAAATACACTACATTTGCACTTATCTGATGATGAAGCATTTAGACTTCAAATTCCATCGTTACCTCTTTTGTCCGGTGCTTCAAATCGTGGGCTTGGACAGCAAATTGGCGCAACAATGTTAGTACAGAATAATCTTGATACTACCAATCGTAGTCAGTTGGATTATCCCTTTGCAAATACTCCATATTCCGGTAGCTACTCGCCAGAAGATATAAAAAATCTGATTGCTTATGCCAATCAGAACCAGATAACAATTATTCCTGAAATAGATATTCCCGGACATGCACGTTCAATTATCAAGGCGATGCCGGAAGTAATGATTGATCATAATGATAATTCACAATATATGTCAGTTCAGGGTTATACTGATGATGTTTTACCTGTTTGTACCTATAATAGCGATATTTCAATTGGTGCTGAATTTACCCAAACAATGAATACTTTAGTAAATGATATTGCTAAAGAATTTAATGGACAGACTACTATCTATGCAATAAATAATGAAATTAGTGTAGCAGGAGATGAAGTAAGTAAAAATGCATGGAGTAATGATACCAGCTGCCGTAATGAGTGGAATGATTTATCTGCACTAGCAAAATCCCAGCTATTTTTAGAGCGCTTAGCCAATAATAATAGTGATTTACTTATTTCAGGTTGGCAGCAGCTGGTACAAAATTCAGATGGTTCTTTCAATAAGGAAATTATTGGTAGCGGACAAACCGGACATGTTTGGGTATGGGATCCAAGTAATACCGGGATTAAGAATGCTGCATTACTTGCTACACGAAACTATCCAACCGTGCTGGCTTTTGCGGATAAGACATATTTTGATCTGGCTTATACACCATCAATGTATGAGCATGGTTTTATTTGGGCAGGAAATAATAGTGGTACTTATACTGCTTTAAGTAGTATAGTTAGCGCAAATCAGACTTTAAATCAAACTAAAAATCAACAAAATATACTTGGACTTGAAGGCACATTATGGTCAGAAAATTTGGCTAGTACTGATCATTTATTTTACATGGCATTACCAAAACTATCTGGGCTGGCTGAGGCAGCATGGTCGCCGCAGCATACTACGGCAAAAGCAACTCAGGTTAACTGGCAAAGTCTTGCAAATAGGCTTGGTTGTGGCTCAAATGGCTTTTTAAATTATTTAAATAAGCTATATCAGATAAATTATCGCGGTTATCCAAATGGTATTTATAAGGAAGTACCTGATGAGGTATGTCAGAAAAATGAAATGGTAACGACTAATCTAAAAAAATGA
- a CDS encoding aminoacyl-histidine dipeptidase, producing MDRNIAKLEPQIVWGYFHQLTQIPRPSKKEDKVRAYLIETAKTLGLDYTVTKIGNVVIRKKATDSSKPRKKIILQAHMDMVPAKGKESKHNFETDPIDAYIDGEWVTANDTTLGADNGMGVAMALAVLSSKDIKHNDLEVLITTDEEAGMTGAFGIIGDEVTGEVLLNLDSEEDDEVCIGCAGGINTNVTYPISREVAAPNQQTLKIELKDLFSGHSGVDIPLGRANAIKEMAHLLVALDLEFGFQLVSISGGKLRNVIPAYCEAYINIAKDKVQQIKQFISNFERDLVQEFSETDPNLKLVVLDVDYAEKVIYPTQARQFIYALDSAYNGVWRMNNKLGIAETSSNIGVVSTHDDHLKVITLQRSAMHAPKIKAANAVAAAFRQIGARIEHSDCYPGWQPNTQSPALAVVKEVYQELFNEEIHVGATHGGLECGLIIDKFPTLDAISIGATIRFPHSPSEKVNIKSVAKNWKLLSNLIERL from the coding sequence ATGGATCGTAATATAGCAAAGCTTGAGCCACAAATTGTCTGGGGCTATTTTCATCAGCTAACTCAGATTCCCCGCCCATCCAAAAAGGAAGATAAGGTTCGGGCATATTTGATTGAAACCGCCAAAACTCTTGGATTAGATTATACTGTTACTAAAATCGGCAACGTGGTAATTCGTAAAAAAGCAACAGATAGCAGCAAACCACGTAAAAAAATTATCTTGCAGGCTCATATGGATATGGTTCCTGCCAAAGGTAAGGAGTCTAAACATAATTTTGAGACTGACCCGATTGATGCTTATATAGATGGCGAATGGGTAACCGCTAATGACACCACCCTTGGTGCTGACAATGGGATGGGCGTAGCAATGGCACTGGCAGTTCTTAGTTCAAAAGATATAAAACATAATGATCTTGAAGTACTAATCACAACCGATGAAGAAGCGGGAATGACTGGTGCATTTGGCATCATTGGTGATGAAGTTACAGGTGAAGTATTACTCAATCTAGACTCTGAGGAAGATGATGAAGTCTGTATCGGTTGCGCGGGTGGTATAAACACTAATGTTACCTACCCAATTAGTCGTGAAGTTGCGGCACCTAATCAGCAAACACTAAAAATTGAATTAAAAGACCTATTTAGTGGACATTCAGGAGTTGATATTCCTCTAGGACGAGCTAATGCAATTAAAGAAATGGCACATTTACTAGTTGCACTTGATTTAGAATTTGGATTTCAATTAGTATCAATTAGTGGTGGCAAACTACGTAATGTCATTCCAGCTTATTGTGAAGCTTATATCAATATAGCAAAAGATAAGGTTCAGCAAATAAAACAATTTATCAGCAATTTTGAGCGTGATTTAGTTCAGGAATTTAGTGAAACCGACCCAAACCTTAAGCTCGTCGTTTTGGATGTAGATTATGCAGAGAAGGTAATTTACCCAACTCAGGCACGCCAATTTATCTATGCCCTTGATAGTGCTTATAATGGTGTTTGGCGCATGAATAACAAACTAGGAATCGCCGAAACTTCGAGTAATATTGGTGTAGTAAGTACTCATGATGATCATCTAAAAGTTATTACCTTACAAAGAAGTGCGATGCATGCTCCAAAAATAAAAGCAGCAAATGCGGTAGCCGCAGCATTTAGACAAATTGGCGCGAGGATTGAACATTCTGACTGTTATCCAGGATGGCAACCAAACACCCAAAGTCCAGCATTGGCGGTTGTAAAAGAAGTTTATCAAGAATTATTTAATGAAGAAATTCATGTTGGCGCGACCCATGGCGGGCTTGAATGCGGACTTATTATTGATAAATTTCCAACACTCGATGCAATATCAATTGGAGCAACAATCCGCTTTCCACATTCACCAAGTGAAAAGGTTAACATTAAATCAGTTGCTAAAAACTGGAAGCTATTAAGCAATCTAATTGAACGGCTTTAA
- the rsmD gene encoding 16S rRNA (guanine(966)-N(2))-methyltransferase RsmD, with product MGKIRIIGGVHRSRQLSVIDAPDLRPTLDRVKETLFNWLGQDLTSKKCLDLFAGSGSLGFEACSRNAASVVMVEENSKVARLLTDNTKLLKIEASATIVCREALAYLNTCSEIFDLIFLDPPYKGNLLSQSLLVIDKILAKDGQIYIEYENQPLIPEKYRVIKQGKAGNVKFALLELI from the coding sequence ATGGGTAAAATCCGTATTATCGGTGGAGTTCACCGTAGTCGGCAACTTTCGGTTATTGATGCGCCAGATTTGCGACCAACCCTTGATCGGGTAAAAGAGACTTTATTTAACTGGCTAGGGCAGGATTTAACGAGTAAGAAGTGTCTAGATCTTTTTGCTGGTAGCGGCTCGCTAGGTTTTGAGGCCTGTTCACGCAATGCCGCTAGTGTAGTGATGGTTGAAGAAAACTCTAAGGTTGCGAGGCTGTTGACTGATAATACTAAACTATTGAAAATAGAAGCCAGCGCTACAATAGTTTGTCGTGAGGCTTTAGCGTATTTAAATACTTGTAGTGAAATTTTTGATCTGATTTTTCTTGATCCTCCATATAAAGGGAACTTACTTTCACAATCTTTGCTGGTAATTGATAAAATCCTTGCAAAAGATGGACAAATTTATATAGAATATGAAAATCAACCATTAATTCCGGAAAAATACCGGGTAATAAAACAGGGTAAGGCAGGAAATGTAAAATTCGCCTTACTTGAATTGATATAA